Below is a genomic region from uncultured Desulfovibrio sp..
ATCTATACCAACACTTTATACATTTTTAAACTATATTTTTTATCTTTATTTAACAATATGATAGAATAATTACATACCGACAACATACCTAAAGTATACTACAAGTTACATTGCATTCCATCAACAAATAGAGGCATAAATATTAATTAATGCATTTGAATGCCATTCAATATTTCATCTGTTACAAATGCAAAGCCCCCGTTCAGATTGAACAGGGGCTTTGGCATATATAAGAACCAGCCTGATCAGATGATTTCGCTGAGGCCGGATTGTTCCTGTGCCTTGAACTTCTGTTGCAGCATGAGTGGCAATGCTTCCGGGTCGGCAGGGTCATACTCAAACATCACGGCAGTGCCGAAGCAGGAAAAATACTTGCTGCCATCGGGATGAAAGGCCACGTTTTCATTATAGCCCACAATAGCCTGTGCGCCCTTGTTCATGGCCCTTGCCGCCATGCCAAAAAAGGCTTCGTCCGAGTCAAACCCCCGGCAACAGACAAGGCCAAGCACCTTGGCAATGCGTCGCCCCTCCACCTGATGTGTTGTCACCACAGGAAAGCGCCCGGCCAGAAAAACCTCACGCACTCTGGCGCTTGCGTCAGAAATGCCCACAGTTCTCTCGGCCTTGCGGCTTTTTTTATCGTGGCCTCCCAGCAAAAAAAACATGCTGAACCTCCAGATCAGATGGATGTTCGGGTAATCGACACCCGTTTACATTCAATCTGCAAAGGCCTTGCCAAATAAACCTAACCATTAAATTACAGCATGTTACAAAACAATCAATGCGCGCAGTCAGAACATTGACTCGTCAGCGCATCTGATTGGCAACCTTGACAAAATCATTGTAGGCGGCCCGGCTTGCCAGAGCGGCCTTGTTCATTTCAAACCGCACTGGAACGTAAAACTCTTCTTCAAGCCCCTGGTCAAAAAGCTGCGCGTAGCTGCCTGCCTGCTTGAGAAAAGCACGGTACTGACGCTCCAGTTCCGGCGCTGCCATAAAAGGAGGCCGCCCGCCTTCTGCAATGGCTGCGGCAAGCTCGTCACGCTGGGCCTTCAGCGCCTCTCTGTCTGGCTTGCCGGGTGCAAGCAGGGTTGCAGTTTTGCCAAACACGGCAAAAATGCGTTCCGCAGCCTGAATTTGCCGTTTAAGCGGATGGTTGTGCAGCAAGACATCTTCTGCCGGGGCAGCCTCGCCCTCCACAATCGCCATATAGGCATCGCGGGCAACAATAAAGGAGGCATGGCCCTTGAGTATTTCTGCAGCAAGGGCCTTGCCCTTGACGCCGTTATCCTGAATGCTTTCGTCGGCCACGTACTTTTCGAGCAGGCGATAGTCAGCCCGCATGTCTACGATGGCTTTATTCATGTCCTGCACGCAGGCGGCCATTTTTTTGGTCTGCTCAGGAGTAAAGAGGCTGACAGGGGGCGTCAGGCGGCGGGCAAGGGCGGCATCCTGATCCGTATTCAGCTCAGGGCGTTTGGCCAGTTGCCACTCTGCCAGGTAATACTTGGTGTAGGCCGCCAGCACATCGGCCTGGGCATAGCGCCCGGTTGCCAGAGCCATCGAAGCAGCGTTGGAAAAAGCCACCAGCCGGTCTGCCCTGTCCAGTTCTTCCGGGCTGGGAGGCGGGGTTGCTTCTTCCACAGCTTGTGCCTGAACCGCAGTTTCCGCCTTTGGCGCGCTGTGGGAGGATTCGGCAGCAGGCTTGCCGTTTGCGCCTTCTTCCTTTTTGCCGGAATCACAGGCGGTCACAAGCAGGGCCACACTCAGGGTCAGCAGCAAAGCAAGAACGAATTTTTTCATTGGCGTATATGAGCGAACGTCCCGCGTTGTAAGGCAGGACGTTCAGTAGTGGTTACAAGTAGTTGTAAAGCTGCCAGCAGACAGGATACCTAGGCGCGGGCAGCTATCCAGGCGCTCAGGCCCGTGAGGTCTTCGCCCCAGGGGAACGAGCCGCCCTTCAGCTCCGGCCCCACACCGTAAAACAGCGTACCCACAGTTTCGGCTGCGTCCCTGTCTGTGGGGGCATCGCCCACCATGAGCGCATCGGCGGGGTCAAGCTTCTGCCTGTTCACAATCTGGGCCAGCAGCACGGCCTTGGCTGGCGGGGAGCCGAGGATGGCGTCAAAATAGCCATCCAGCTTGCGCTCGCGCAATACAGCCAGCACTTCTTCGTGCGGCGCGCCGGAGCAGACAAACATGGGCAGCTTGCCGCGCCAGGAATCAAGAGTTTCCTGAATGCCGGGTATCAGTTCGCAGCGGCGCAGTTCGTCCAGCACATATTCGGCAAAGCGGTTACCAAGTTCCTCTGATTCCTCGGGGGTTATGGTCTTGCCCAACACGTCTTCATAAAACCACTCAAACTTCTTGTAACGGCTCACGCCGCCGTGCACCTTGTGGTACATCAAAAAGCGGTCGCGCGCCTCGGGGCCAAATGGTTCCATAAGACGGCCAAAGGCCCGTGTTTTCACGGGCACGCTGTCAAGAATGACGCCATCGCAGTCAAAAACAAGGCATTGCAGTGACATAATATTCCTTGAAAAGCTGTTCGATTCCGGGGCGGCATGCCCCCATCTTGCCAGAGCATTTCAGCATGAAAGGCTCTCGTTAATCCCAGTGCTTCTGACCGCCTTGCCCGCGCATGCCGATAAGCTTGGCCGGAACACCGCCTACAATGCTGAAGGGGGCCACATTGCGCGTGACCACCGCGCCAGCGCCCACCACAGCCCCGCGGCCAATGCGCACATCTGGCGTAATGACGCAGTTGGCGCCGATCCACACGTCTTCTTCAATAATAATCTGACCGGGAACATGCCCCTGGTGCATGATCGGCACATCCTGACGCGCGATGCAGTGGTTGGCCGCACGGATAACCGTGCCAGGCCCCACGGCGGTTTGCGCGCCTATCTCTATGCGGCCCGCGTCCGCCCCCACGTGCACATTGGGGGAAAGGGCCACGCAGTCGTGCAGCACCAGGTCGCCGTCAGAGGCGGTAACAAAACAGCCGCGCCCCATGCGCACGCCGTTGCCAATGCGCATGTTGCGGCAGCCCGCAAGGCTCAAGCCCGTGCCAAAACGCGCCGAACCGCAGCTTTTGAAAAGCCACCGCCAGGCAAACAGGCGCAAGGCAAGGCCCACAGGCGTGGGAATCCAGGCAAAAGCGGCCACCCACAGTTCTTCAAACGCCGCCGACACCCGGCTGAACAGCCCTGGCCCTGCATGCGGCTTTGGCGGTGCGGCCTTTACTCCGGGCTGGACTTCAGGTTGAGCAGACGGCCCTGCCGACACCGAGGTTTCGGCGGCAGCGCCGCGGGTTTGTGCCCCCACGGCGCTCGCGCTTTTTGAACCGTCAGCGGCCTTGTCCCCTTGTGCAGGGGTGGAATTAAGCTCGCCCGCCATTTACTTGCGGTATTCCTTCATAAGATCATCACCTTCCATGAGGCGGGCCACGCGGGCCAGATCTTCAGGGGTGTCCACGCTCCACGATCGGCAGTCGGTGGGCACCATGTGCACCTTTTCGCCGTGCTCGAGAATGCGCATCATATCCACGGATTCATAAATTTCCAGCGGGCTTTCGGGCATTTCGTTGAAGTGCAGCAGATAGTCGCGGCGGAAGGGAATGATGCAGACCTGCTTGCGCATGGGCACCTTGTCCGAACCTTTTTTACGCGAAGGAATGGGCTCGCGCGAAAAATAGAGCGCGTTGTTGCAATGGTCCACAACGACCTTGACTTCGTTGGGATCTTCAAATTCCTCAAGGGTGTCCATATCGGCCATCAGGTTGACCACGTTGATGGAGGGATCTGCCAGCATGGGGGCCACGGCGGCATCGATCATTTCGGGGCGCACCATGGGTTCATCGCCCTGCACCATGACCACGATGTCGGCCTTCTGGCCGGTGGCGGCTTCGATCTTCAATAGGGCTTCTGCGGTACGCGTGGAGCAGCGCACGTGATGGTCGCCCGTCATGACGCTCTTGAGCCCTGCGTCCTTGCAGTAATTTTCAATGATCTCGTCGCAGGTGGCCACATAGGTGGCGGAAAGGCACTTGCTCATGGCCGTGCGAAAGGCCACATGCCCCACCATGGGAACGTTGTGGATAAGGGCAAGCGGTTTGCCGGGGTAACGGCTGGAACCCATACGCGCGGGAATGATGGCAATGATGTTCATCTGACGGCTCCTTGTGGCCTCAATAATTTGTGTGCGTAAAAAACTGCATCCAATCATGCCGCAAACGGACGCATGCCCTTGCGGCAACTGCCGTTTCCAGGTCTAGTCGTCAGTGGATACGAGGTATCCGCCCTCAGACGCCAGCTCGGGGTGCAGCTCCTTGTGTTCCTCTTCCATCACGCGCAGGATGCCCT
It encodes:
- a CDS encoding HAD family hydrolase — translated: MSLQCLVFDCDGVILDSVPVKTRAFGRLMEPFGPEARDRFLMYHKVHGGVSRYKKFEWFYEDVLGKTITPEESEELGNRFAEYVLDELRRCELIPGIQETLDSWRGKLPMFVCSGAPHEEVLAVLRERKLDGYFDAILGSPPAKAVLLAQIVNRQKLDPADALMVGDAPTDRDAAETVGTLFYGVGPELKGGSFPWGEDLTGLSAWIAARA
- a CDS encoding DapH/DapD/GlmU-related protein, yielding MAGELNSTPAQGDKAADGSKSASAVGAQTRGAAAETSVSAGPSAQPEVQPGVKAAPPKPHAGPGLFSRVSAAFEELWVAAFAWIPTPVGLALRLFAWRWLFKSCGSARFGTGLSLAGCRNMRIGNGVRMGRGCFVTASDGDLVLHDCVALSPNVHVGADAGRIEIGAQTAVGPGTVIRAANHCIARQDVPIMHQGHVPGQIIIEEDVWIGANCVITPDVRIGRGAVVGAGAVVTRNVAPFSIVGGVPAKLIGMRGQGGQKHWD
- a CDS encoding 3-deoxy-manno-octulosonate cytidylyltransferase — encoded protein: MNIIAIIPARMGSSRYPGKPLALIHNVPMVGHVAFRTAMSKCLSATYVATCDEIIENYCKDAGLKSVMTGDHHVRCSTRTAEALLKIEAATGQKADIVVMVQGDEPMVRPEMIDAAVAPMLADPSINVVNLMADMDTLEEFEDPNEVKVVVDHCNNALYFSREPIPSRKKGSDKVPMRKQVCIIPFRRDYLLHFNEMPESPLEIYESVDMMRILEHGEKVHMVPTDCRSWSVDTPEDLARVARLMEGDDLMKEYRK